In the genome of Desulfobacterales bacterium, one region contains:
- a CDS encoding group II intron reverse transcriptase domain-containing protein: MKRAGHLYHLIQDYENLRRAFIKASKGKQDRLEVIAYKRNLEVNLQILKNQLLRHNLDIGHYSFFYVRDPKLRLICVASFPERVLHHAVMNICEPVLERYAVYDCYACRKGKGTVKALKRAQYYCSQFKWYLKLDIRKYFDSIDQNIMLQLLKTRFKDKELLNLFKNILATYHTNSGKGVPIGNLISQHLANFYLACFDHWIKEERHITGYIRYMDDFIIFGTEKLILKQELEYVKVFLDSQLKLQLKDNIQLNKCVKGVPFLGFRVFVDKILLKAASKKRFTKKFRKYEGNFLEGRWKLKTLIRHIEPLIAFTKLGQANSFRRKVIERFGVLS, from the coding sequence ATGAAAAGAGCGGGGCATCTTTATCATCTAATCCAAGATTATGAAAATTTAAGAAGAGCTTTTATTAAAGCGTCAAAAGGTAAGCAAGACAGACTTGAAGTAATCGCCTATAAGAGAAATTTAGAGGTAAATCTTCAAATATTAAAAAATCAGCTTTTAAGACATAATTTAGACATAGGACATTACAGTTTTTTTTATGTAAGGGACCCTAAACTTAGATTAATTTGTGTAGCCTCTTTTCCAGAAAGAGTGTTACATCATGCTGTAATGAATATTTGTGAGCCTGTTTTAGAACGATATGCTGTCTATGATTGTTATGCTTGCCGTAAAGGAAAAGGAACGGTTAAGGCTTTAAAAAGAGCTCAATATTATTGTAGTCAATTTAAATGGTATCTTAAATTAGATATTCGCAAATATTTTGATTCTATAGACCAAAATATTATGTTGCAATTGCTTAAAACACGTTTTAAAGATAAAGAATTATTAAATTTGTTTAAAAACATATTAGCAACCTATCATACTAATTCTGGCAAAGGTGTACCTATCGGTAATTTGATTTCTCAACATTTAGCTAATTTTTATTTAGCGTGTTTTGACCATTGGATTAAAGAAGAGCGTCATATAACAGGATATATTCGTTATATGGATGATTTTATTATTTTTGGAACTGAAAAACTTATTTTAAAGCAGGAACTTGAGTATGTTAAAGTATTTTTAGATTCTCAGCTTAAATTGCAGTTAAAAGATAATATTCAGTTGAATAAATGCGTTAAAGGTGTCCCATTTTTAGGATTTCGTGTATTTGTTGATAAAATTTTACTCAAAGCGGCAAGCAAAAAGAGATTTACCAAAAAGTTTAGGAAATATGAAGGTAATTTTTTAGAAGGAAGATGGAAACTAAAAACATTGATTAGACATATAGAACCTTTGATTGCTTTTACTAAGTTAGGACAGGCGAATTCTTTTCGTCGTAAAGTTATAGAACGTTTTGGGGTTTTGTCCTGA
- a CDS encoding HRDC domain-containing protein has product MAVQYQFFILPVKNLEQTASDLNRFLASKKVINIHREFVSNGENSFWNIAVEYLTEQDNEDTSGKKRVDYREVLKQEDFALFAKLREWRKTAAEKEGVPVYNLFTNEQLAQIAEHKINTKAALIKLEGVGDARVKKYSDAVIKIVEDEIKLLEQKKTNEKSGASLSSNPRL; this is encoded by the coding sequence ATGGCGGTTCAATATCAATTTTTTATTTTACCTGTAAAAAATTTAGAGCAAACAGCGAGTGATTTAAATCGTTTTTTAGCTTCAAAAAAAGTTATTAATATTCATAGAGAATTTGTGTCAAATGGTGAGAATTCTTTTTGGAACATAGCTGTAGAATATTTAACAGAACAGGATAATGAAGATACGAGCGGCAAAAAGAGAGTTGATTATAGGGAAGTTTTAAAGCAAGAAGATTTCGCATTGTTTGCCAAGTTAAGAGAATGGCGTAAGACAGCGGCAGAAAAAGAAGGTGTTCCAGTATATAACTTGTTTACAAATGAACAATTAGCTCAAATTGCTGAGCATAAAATTAATACAAAAGCTGCATTAATCAAGTTAGAGGGCGTAGGTGATGCTCGGGTAAAAAAATATAGCGATGCTGTAATAAAAATAGTGGAAGATGAAATAAAATTATTGGAGCAAAAGAAAACTAATGAAAAGAGCGGGGCATCTTTATCATCTAATCCAAGATTATGA